TCTGCGTCAACGAGCACCATCAAAATGCCTACGGCACCATGCCCAGCCCGAACCTGATGGGTTCGATTCTGGCGCGGCAGACCAACGGTGCAAAATCGCGGTCATCGGCAACGCGCTGCCCCTCTATAACCCGCCGACACGCGTCGCGAAGAGTTTGCGATGATCGATGTCATCAGCGGCGGCCGACTGATTGCCGGTCTCGTCGTCGGTGGCGGCCCCGAGTACTACAGCTTTTCGATCAACCCGACCAACGCGCGCGCCATGTACACCGAAGCGCTCGATCTGGTGGTGCGAGCTTGGACGGAGCCCGGCCCCTTCGAGCACTACGGCGAGTTCTGGAAGCTGAAGTATGTGAATCCTTGGCCGCGGCCCTTGCAGCAGCCCCACCCGCCGATCTGGATTCCCGGTGCGGGAAGCAAAGAGACAATCGAGTTCGTGCCGAACGCCGCTATGCCTACATGGCATTCCCTATTTTCACGTCGACTTCTTCCAACGCAACTTCGATATGTTCGCGAAGCGTGCCAGAAGAACGGCTATGAAGCCGATCCCGAGCAGTTGGGCTGGCTCTGCCCGATTACGTTGCCGAGAGTGACGAGAAAGCCTGGGAAGAATACGAAAAGCACTTCATGTTCTTCGCGCAGAAGTTGCTCAAGGCCTGGTGGTCTTTCCGCCTGGCTACACCAGTCCGCGGTCGCTCGTGGGCATTCATCAGGCCTTGAAGAAGTTCCTGATGAACGTGAAGACGCGGCAGGAAATCGAAGACGGCGCGTATGCCATTGTCGGCAGCCCTGCCACCGTGCGCGATAAGCTCGCCATTACATCAAGAAGCTCGGCGTGGGTAACCTGCTCGGCCTCTTCCAAATCGGCACACTCCCCGCTGATCTGACGAAGAAGAACATGACCCTCTTCGCCAGCGAAGTGATGCCCGCCCTCCAAAAACTGAACGTCCGAACCGAAATGGCTGCGGCGGTCTAAAACTCGTTTCGCATTTTATTCTGCATTCTTCGTTTTGCATTCTGCATTCAATCTGCAATGGTAAACACTCGCTTCATCAACGTTGCCGGCAAAAAGACTCAGCTGACGGAAGGGGGAAGTGGTCCGCCGCTGCTGTATTTGCACTCAGCTGGGGCGAGACGGAATGGATGCCCTTTCACGAGGAATTGGCGAAGAGCTTTACCGTGTTGCTCCCCGCTCACCCGGGCTTTGCCGATTCGAAAGGCTTGGAAGACGTTCGCGATGTCACCGATTACGCCTGGCATTACGTCGACCTGCTTGCCGAGTTGAAACTTTCGAATGTTCCCATTGTGGGCTTCTCGCTGGGCGGTTGGACCAGCCTGGAACT
Above is a window of Anatilimnocola aggregata DNA encoding:
- a CDS encoding LLM class flavin-dependent oxidoreductase, whose amino-acid sequence is MIDVISGGRLIAGLVVGGGPEYYSFSINPTNARAMYTEALDLVVRAWTEPGPFEHYGEFWKLKYVNPWPRPLQQPHPPIWIPGAGSKETIEFVPNAAMPTWHSLFSRRLLPTQLRYVREACQKNGYEADPEQLGWLCPITLPRVTRKPGKNTKSTSCSSRRSCSRPGGLSAWLHQSAVARGHSSGLEEVPDEREDAAGNRRRRVCHCRQPCHRAR